One Ictalurus punctatus breed USDA103 chromosome 10, Coco_2.0, whole genome shotgun sequence genomic region harbors:
- the LOC108270592 gene encoding trace amine-associated receptor 13c, protein MASVTANLSLPWGVGVLINVSNHTSAGSPGVTRSPEPPCTMCCCGLLNRTLTVAFMVGLAFAIVIGNMVTLTVFMQTRQSRTPQGYLKVSLAIADMMVGMVVVPFSIYTEISIMVNSTPPMWYQSGSMVSARDLSSSWQPCMMIGPMFAGCTFVSISTIFLMTVERSVAILWPLQKDTLVTRRRTLLLILASWTGSFLLAVSPLILSSSFTMEYNECSRMCIYVPLVVGLQLPADTNILLLFPAFDFTLLGSTLIVNILSFTRICRYTRKRKLLSEGLEGGASTCSYKPSFSDIKAAKTIGILTFAFSASFSPIAIFVLGDVVGYTWCNFSFFAFWILAGNSCCNVIIYSIRDHRFRKGVSLLFHRDRSPPHSEKS, encoded by the exons ATGGCATCAGTGACGGCAAACCTCAGCTTGCCCTGGGGTGTCGGTGTGCTAATCAATGTTTCTAATCACACATCAGCTGGATCTCCAGGAGTGACTCGTTCTCCAGAGCCTCCCTGCACCATGTGCTGCTGTGGATTACTGAACCGTACACTGACTGTAGCGTTTATGGTCGGCCTGGCCTTCGCCATTGTCATCGGCAACATGGTGACGCTCACAGTGTTCATGCAGACGCGCCAGTCCCGCACGCCACAGGGCTACCTCAAAG TATCTCTGGCCATAGCTGACATGATGGTCGGCATGGTGGTGGTGCCATTCTCCATTTACACTGAGATATCCATCATGGTGAACAGCACCCCTCCTATGTGGTACCAGAGTGGATCTATGGTCTCAGCACGAGATCTTTCCAGCTCCTGGCAGCCCTGCATGATGATCGGCCCAATGTTCGCTGGCTGCACTTTCGTCTCTATCAGCACTATCTTCTTGATGACTGTGGAGCGCAGTGTGGCCATCTTATGGCCATTACAGAAAGATACACTCGTGACCCGGCGGCGGACTTTGCTCCTGATCCTCGCCTCGTGGACTGGCAGCTTCCTGCTTGCGGTGTCGCCCCTAATCTTAAGCAGCAGCTTTACTATGGAGTACAACGAGTGCAGTCGGATGTGTATCTATGTCCCGCTCGTGGTGGGTCTTCAGTTGCCGGCTGACACCAACATATTGCTGCTATTTCCAGCCTTTGACTTCACACTCCTGGGCAGCACTTTGATTGTTAACATTCTGTCGTTCACTAGAATCTGCCGCTACACACGCAAGCGCAAGCTCCTCTCAGAGGGGCTTGAGGGAGGCGCAAGCACCTGCTCCTACAAACCCTCCTTTTCAGACATCAAGGCAGCCAAAACTATTGGCATCCTCACCTTTGCTTTTTCCGCTTCATTCTCACCCATTGCCATCTTTGTGCTGGGCGATGTGGTTGGCTACACCTGGTGCAACTTCTCCTTCTTCGCCTTCTGGATCCTGGCAGGGAACAGCTGCTGTAATGTGATTATCTACAGTATCAGGGATCATCGCTTTAGGAAAGGGGTGTCGCTTCTTTTTCATAGGGACCGTTCGCCACCACACTCTGAGAAGAGCTAA